Proteins encoded together in one Cicer arietinum cultivar CDC Frontier isolate Library 1 chromosome 4, Cicar.CDCFrontier_v2.0, whole genome shotgun sequence window:
- the LOC101513384 gene encoding uncharacterized protein isoform X2 yields MQRNFLCCLRRREKPQTTISMDEECNKGEIVEDLKAGTKNDGSSDFWSSSTFEKDHSAAQSQRSVSSSGITMINLSDPQTSASSTPEFVNQGLLLWNQIRQQWSGNKRCESQTVVREPRISSNATYDDLLGNNKPFPQPIPLREMIYFLVDIWEQEGLYD; encoded by the exons ATGCAAAGGAATTTTCTCT GTTGTTTGAGACGTCGTGAAAAACCTCAAACTACTATTTCGATGGATGAGGAATGTAATAAGGGAGAAATAGTTGAAGACTTAAAAGCAGGGACTAAAAATGATGGCTCCTCAGATTTTTGGAGTAGCAGCACATTTGAAAAGGATCATAGTGCAGCTCAATCGCAGCGAAGCGTATCGTCGAGTGGAATAACAATGATTAATCTTTCTGATCCTCAAACTAGTGCAAGCAGTACTCCTGAATTTGTCAACCAAG GGCTTCTTTTGTGGAACCAGATAAGGCAACAATGGTCTGGAAATAAAAGGTGTGAGAGTCAGACAGTAGTCAGAGAACCAAGAATAAG TTCAAATGCCACCTATGATGATCTACTTGGGAACAACAAGCCTTTTCCTCAACCAATTCCTCTAAGA gaaatgatttattttcttgttGATATTTGGGAGCAAGAGGGTTTATATGACTAA
- the LOC101513384 gene encoding uncharacterized protein isoform X1 has translation MEKFKLKCKGIFSSIGCLRRREKPQTTISMDEECNKGEIVEDLKAGTKNDGSSDFWSSSTFEKDHSAAQSQRSVSSSGITMINLSDPQTSASSTPEFVNQGLLLWNQIRQQWSGNKRCESQTVVREPRISSNATYDDLLGNNKPFPQPIPLREMIYFLVDIWEQEGLYD, from the exons ATGGAAAAATTCAAGCTTAAATGCAAAGGAATTTTCTCT AGCATAGGTTGTTTGAGACGTCGTGAAAAACCTCAAACTACTATTTCGATGGATGAGGAATGTAATAAGGGAGAAATAGTTGAAGACTTAAAAGCAGGGACTAAAAATGATGGCTCCTCAGATTTTTGGAGTAGCAGCACATTTGAAAAGGATCATAGTGCAGCTCAATCGCAGCGAAGCGTATCGTCGAGTGGAATAACAATGATTAATCTTTCTGATCCTCAAACTAGTGCAAGCAGTACTCCTGAATTTGTCAACCAAG GGCTTCTTTTGTGGAACCAGATAAGGCAACAATGGTCTGGAAATAAAAGGTGTGAGAGTCAGACAGTAGTCAGAGAACCAAGAATAAG TTCAAATGCCACCTATGATGATCTACTTGGGAACAACAAGCCTTTTCCTCAACCAATTCCTCTAAGA gaaatgatttattttcttgttGATATTTGGGAGCAAGAGGGTTTATATGACTAA
- the LOC101513384 gene encoding uncharacterized protein isoform X4 codes for MDEECNKGEIVEDLKAGTKNDGSSDFWSSSTFEKDHSAAQSQRSVSSSGITMINLSDPQTSASSTPEFVNQGLLLWNQIRQQWSGNKRCESQTVVREPRISSNATYDDLLGNNKPFPQPIPLREMIYFLVDIWEQEGLYD; via the exons ATGGATGAGGAATGTAATAAGGGAGAAATAGTTGAAGACTTAAAAGCAGGGACTAAAAATGATGGCTCCTCAGATTTTTGGAGTAGCAGCACATTTGAAAAGGATCATAGTGCAGCTCAATCGCAGCGAAGCGTATCGTCGAGTGGAATAACAATGATTAATCTTTCTGATCCTCAAACTAGTGCAAGCAGTACTCCTGAATTTGTCAACCAAG GGCTTCTTTTGTGGAACCAGATAAGGCAACAATGGTCTGGAAATAAAAGGTGTGAGAGTCAGACAGTAGTCAGAGAACCAAGAATAAG TTCAAATGCCACCTATGATGATCTACTTGGGAACAACAAGCCTTTTCCTCAACCAATTCCTCTAAGA gaaatgatttattttcttgttGATATTTGGGAGCAAGAGGGTTTATATGACTAA
- the LOC101513384 gene encoding uncharacterized protein isoform X3: protein MLKSIGCLRRREKPQTTISMDEECNKGEIVEDLKAGTKNDGSSDFWSSSTFEKDHSAAQSQRSVSSSGITMINLSDPQTSASSTPEFVNQGLLLWNQIRQQWSGNKRCESQTVVREPRISSNATYDDLLGNNKPFPQPIPLREMIYFLVDIWEQEGLYD from the exons ATGTTAAAG AGCATAGGTTGTTTGAGACGTCGTGAAAAACCTCAAACTACTATTTCGATGGATGAGGAATGTAATAAGGGAGAAATAGTTGAAGACTTAAAAGCAGGGACTAAAAATGATGGCTCCTCAGATTTTTGGAGTAGCAGCACATTTGAAAAGGATCATAGTGCAGCTCAATCGCAGCGAAGCGTATCGTCGAGTGGAATAACAATGATTAATCTTTCTGATCCTCAAACTAGTGCAAGCAGTACTCCTGAATTTGTCAACCAAG GGCTTCTTTTGTGGAACCAGATAAGGCAACAATGGTCTGGAAATAAAAGGTGTGAGAGTCAGACAGTAGTCAGAGAACCAAGAATAAG TTCAAATGCCACCTATGATGATCTACTTGGGAACAACAAGCCTTTTCCTCAACCAATTCCTCTAAGA gaaatgatttattttcttgttGATATTTGGGAGCAAGAGGGTTTATATGACTAA
- the LOC101514587 gene encoding EIN3-binding F-box protein 1, translating into MSQVFGFSGDNFCPSGSIYTNPKEASFFPSLGHQVDAYFPPQKRSRVSVPFVFDGEWFTQKQKTSIESLPDECLFEIFRRLPVGEERSSCACVSKRWLMLLSNICKSEICSNKSDDENKMEGVSEEFGGEGYLSRSLEGKKATDVRLAAIAVGTASRGGLGKLSIRGSNSGCGVTALGLKAVASGCPSLKALSLWNVSSVGDEGLIEIASGCQQLEKLDLCKCPAISDKALIAVAKNCPNLTELSLESCSNIHNEGLQAIGKCCPNLKSMSIKDCAGVGDQGIAGLFSSTSLALTKVKLQALTISDLSLAVIGHYGKTVTDLVLNFLPNVSERGFWVMGNGNGLHKLKSLTIASCRGVTDVGLEAIGKGCPNLKSVQLLKCAFLSNNGLISFTKAASSLESLQLEECHRITQFGFFGVLFNCGAKLKAISLASCYGIKDLDLELSPVSPCESLRSLSIRNCPGFGNATLSVMGKLCPQLQQVELTGLKGVNDAGLLPLLESSEAGLIKVNLSGCVNLTDKVVSSLVNLHGWTLELLNLEGCKNISNASLVAIAEHCQLLSDLDVSMCAISDAGIASLAHAKQLNLQVLSLSGCTLVTDRSLPALRKLGHTLLGLNIQHCNSISSSAVEMLVELLWRCDILS; encoded by the exons ATGTCTCAAGTCTTCGGCTTTTCCG GTGATAACTTTTGCCCTTCTGGGTCAATATACACAAACCCCAAGGAAGCAAGTTTCTTCCCGTCTCTTGGTCATCAAGTTGATGCCTACTTTCCTCCTCAGAAGAGATCACGCGTCAGTGTTCCATTTGTTTTCGATGGAGAATGGTTCACGCAGAAACAAAAAACATCTATTGAATCTTTGCCAGATGAGTGCCTCTTTGAGATATTTAGAAGGTTGCCGGTAGGTGAAGAAAGGAGTTCATGTGCTTGTGTTTCCAAACGGTGGCTTATGCTTCTAAGCAATATTTGCAAGAGTGAAATCTGTAGCAACAAAAGTGATGACGAGAATAAAATGGAAGGTGTCAGTGAAGAGTTTGGAGGTGAGGGATACCTTTCCCGGAGTTTGGAAGGAAAGAAGGCAACAGATGTTAGACTTGCTGCCATTGCAGTTGGAACTGCATCACGAGGAGGATTGGGGAAGCTTTCCATCCGTGGAAGCAACTCGGGTTGCGGGGTGACTGCTCTAGGTCTCAAAGCAGTTGCTAGTGGATGCCCTTCTCTAAAGGCTCTTTCTCTATGGAATGTTTCTTCTGTTGGTGATGAAGGCCTAATTGAGATTGCTAGTGGATGTCAACAGCTAGAGAAGCTTGACCTTTGCAAATGCCCTGCAATTTCTGACAAGGCTTTAATCGCAGTTGCAAAGAACTGTCCAAATCTGACCGAGCTATCATTAGAGTCGTGCTCTAACATTCACAATGAAGGTCTACAAGCCATTGGAAAGTGCTGCCCCAATCTAAAGTCTATGTCTATCAAGGACTGTGCCGGTGTTGGTGATCAGGGAATCGCTGGCTTGTTTTCTTCAACTTCTTTGGCTCTGACAAAGGTGAAGCTCCAGGCACTGACTATTTCTGATCTCTCTCTAGCTGTTATTGGACATTATGGCAAAACAGTTACTGATCTTGTCCTTAATTTCCTCCCAAATGTTAGTGAGAGGGGATTCTGGGTTATGGGCAATGGTAATGGATTGCATAAACTGAAGTCACTCACAATTGCCTCCTGCAGAGGAGTAACAGATGTCGGCCTTGAAGCTATTGGAAAGGGTTGTCCTAATCTGAAAAGCGTTCAACTTCTTAAGTGTGCATTTCTCTCAAACAATGGATTGATTTCATTCACCAAGGCTGCTTCATCACTTGAAAGTCTACAATTGGAAGAGTGCCACCGAATTACCCAATTCGGGTTTTTCGGCGTCCTTTTTAACTGTGGTGCAAAATTGAAGGCTATTTCTCTGGCAAGTTGCTATGGAATCAAAGATCTGGACTTGGAATTGTCGCCAGTATCTCCTTGTGAATCACTTCGTTCATTATCGATCCGTAACTGCCCTGGATTTGGCAATGCTACGTTATCTGTAATGGGAAAGTTGTGCCCGCAGCTTCAACAGGTTGAGTTGACTGGACTTAAGGGAGTGAACGATGCTGGGTTGCTTCCACTGCTTGAGAGCTCTGAGGCTGGTCTGATTAAAGTTAATCTTAGCGGCTGTGTAAATCTTACAGACAAAGTAGTTTCATCCCTCGTCAATCTGCATGGTTGGACTCTTGAGCTTCTGAACCTCGAAGGATGTAAAAATATTAGCAATGCTAGCTTGGTAGCAATTGCTGAACATTGCCAATTGCTGTCTGATCTTGATGTTTCCATGTGTGCAATCTCTGATGCTGGGATAGCTTCCCTGGCACACGCCAAACAGTTAAACCTACAGGTTCTTTCTCTATCAGGTTGCACTTTGGTTACGGACAGGAGTTTGCCTGCTTTGAGAAAATTGGGCCACACCCTTTTGGGACTGAATATCCAGCATTGCAATTCAATCAGCAGCAGCGCGGTTGAAATGCTTGTGGAACTTCTTTGGAGGTGTGACATCCTCTCATAA
- the LOC113786366 gene encoding ethylene-responsive transcription factor SHINE 2-like, which translates to MVQSNKFRGVRQRQWGSWVSEIRHPILKRRVWLGTFETAEAAARAYDQAAILMSGKNAKTNFPKPMDQNEDSNDITSHCDNNNNNDNNDNNDNNNNNNNNNNNNNNNNNISNNSNYLFPSNDLSDLLSKKLRKCCQKQSQSITCLRLDDDNSHIGVWKKGVGQHSDSNWIIRVELGKNKHIEEGHDEYYYNHVSSSLEGSIPNNSNVGGDHVGENHEEDIAAMEMIEELLNLN; encoded by the exons ATGGTACAATCAAACAAGTTCAGGGGAGTAAGACAGCGTCAGTGGGGCTCATGGGTGTCAGAAATTCGTCATCCAATATT GAAGAGAAGGGTATGGCTAGGTACATTTGAGACAGCTGAGGCTGCAGCAAGGGCATATGATCAAGCAGCAATTTTGATGAGTGGTAAAAATGCAAAGACCAATTTCCCTAAACCAATGGATCAAAATGAAGATTCCAATGACATAACCTCACAttgtgataataataataataatgataataatgataataatgataataataataataataataataataataataataataataataataataatattagtaataatagtaattatttGTTCCCTTCAAATGATCTTTCTGATCTCCTTAGCAAAAAGCTTAGAAAATGTTGTCAAAAACAATCTCAATCCATCACTTGTTTGAGGCTTGATGATGACAATTCTCACATAGGAGTGTGGAAAAAAGGAGTAGGTCAACATTCTGACTCTAATTGGATCATAAGGGTGGAGCTTGGAAAGAATAAACATATTGAAGAGGGTCATGatgaatattattataatcATGTGTCAtcatcattagaaggatcaatACCTAACAATAGTAATGTTGGTGGTGATCATGTTGGAGAAAATCATGAAGAGGACATTGCTGCCATGGAGATGATCGAAGAACTACttaatttaaactaa
- the LOC140919947 gene encoding uncharacterized protein, with protein MEEGHDGVQGPGELRRYLGGPYDLFVLTRHRHHVSYRLWFDEEQPLLKVVAHGKKMQQFTPPKGLHKKKKPVKWVILSRTPVQLTWLWLYATSQIQNTFGISKNNPFVWVTNLACNNAKSHLLH; from the exons ATGGAGGAGGGGCATGATGGAGTTCAAGGACCTGGTGAGCTCAGACGGTATCTTGGAGGACCTTATGATTTGTTCGTCCTTACACGACATCGTCATCATGTTTCATATAGACTATGGTTTGATgag GAGCAACCATTGCTAAAAGTTGTTGCACATGgaaagaaaatgcaacaatttaccCCACCAAAAGGTTTACACAAAAAGAAG AAACCAGTCAAGTGGGTGATTTTGAGCAGAACTCCAGTTCAATTGACCTGGCTTTGGCTCTATGCCACGTCACAAATTCAAAATACTTTTGGGATATCTAAGAACAACCCATTTGTGTGGGTGACAAATTTAGCATGTAATAATGCTAAAAGTCACTTGttacattaa